In a genomic window of Staphylococcus taiwanensis:
- a CDS encoding DUF1273 domain-containing protein: MKTVYITGYKSFELNIFKDDMLEVTYLKKFIKHKLLQYLDEGLEWVLIQGQIGIELWAAEVVIDLKSTFPELKLGIITPFYNHISKWNEHNQIKYNQIVQKADFIESVHHSEYEGAFQFKQTDQFMLEHSDMSLLIYDDEQEGSPKFFKRMLVDFMDKTNYTCDIVAFDELTDFINDLQWEQDQSFE, from the coding sequence TTGAAGACGGTTTATATTACAGGATACAAGTCTTTTGAATTAAATATTTTTAAAGATGATATGCTAGAAGTCACTTATCTTAAAAAATTTATAAAGCATAAATTACTACAATACTTAGATGAAGGATTAGAATGGGTGCTTATACAAGGTCAAATCGGCATTGAATTATGGGCAGCGGAAGTAGTCATCGATTTAAAATCAACCTTTCCTGAGTTAAAATTAGGTATCATCACGCCTTTTTATAATCATATTTCTAAGTGGAATGAGCATAACCAAATTAAATATAATCAAATCGTTCAAAAAGCTGATTTTATAGAAAGCGTTCATCATTCGGAGTATGAGGGTGCTTTTCAATTTAAACAAACGGATCAGTTCATGTTAGAACATTCCGATATGTCACTACTAATATATGATGATGAACAAGAGGGAAGCCCAAAATTCTTCAAGAGGATGTTAGTTGATTTTATGGATAAAACAAACTATACTTGTGATATTGTGGCATTTGATGAACTCACTGATTTTATAAATGACCTACAGTGGGAACAAGATCAAAGTTTCGAATGA
- a CDS encoding SDR family oxidoreductase: protein MQTVLIIGANGKVSIEATKIFLEDSNFNVDLFLRNAHRIPDYASNRITVYEGDAKNVNDLEKALDNVDVVFASLSGSLDIEAQAIIEAMTKKDVTRLIFIAAPGIYDELPPKFNAFNKEQFGDKLKKYRKAADIIETSNIDYTIIRPAWLTFKNETDYEITNKNTEFKGTEVSRRSIANLAVRIAKNPELYSKQNIGVNKPNTDGDKPAWFK, encoded by the coding sequence ATGCAAACAGTTTTAATTATAGGCGCAAATGGTAAAGTCTCAATTGAGGCAACTAAAATCTTCTTAGAGGATTCTAATTTTAATGTAGATTTATTTTTAAGAAATGCACATCGTATACCTGATTATGCTTCAAATCGAATAACTGTGTATGAAGGTGATGCCAAAAATGTTAATGACTTAGAAAAAGCTCTAGACAATGTTGACGTGGTATTTGCAAGTTTATCAGGGTCTCTAGACATCGAAGCTCAAGCCATCATTGAAGCAATGACTAAAAAAGATGTCACACGTCTTATTTTTATTGCTGCACCAGGTATATATGATGAGCTACCTCCTAAATTTAATGCTTTTAATAAAGAACAATTTGGAGATAAACTAAAAAAATATCGTAAAGCAGCAGATATCATTGAAACTTCAAATATTGACTATACTATAATCCGTCCTGCTTGGTTAACTTTTAAAAATGAAACTGATTATGAAATAACTAACAAAAACACTGAATTTAAAGGAACTGAAGTATCAAGACGTAGCATTGCTAATTTAGCTGTACGTATTGCTAAAAATCCTGAATTATATTCAAAACAAAATATTGGCGTAAACAAACCGAATACAGATGGTGATAAACCTGCTTGGTTTAAGTAA
- a CDS encoding YSIRK-type signal peptide-containing protein (The YSIRK form of extended signal peptide directs nascent proteins to the cross-wall site, while signal peptides lacking YSIRK direct proteins instead to the cell pole. A large fraction of YSIRK proteins are surface proteins anchored by sortase-mediated processing of a C-terminal LPXTG motif.) — MNQHNYLQKFSIRKYAIGTFSTLVATFVFLGVNHDAQASEHSNSTQQHTNSNHENSIKESNNTSIKLSDNKNTTGQIQSNQVNDTIKEAKLNTQINNKQQANDDSSVSNQPSNMHVRKKRATTSDENDFNRVVTGTVDNPLNAATTTSSSTPNDQQAPLIKPTFITSVGDAANTKRPIEILTSPNTDVALLDKDGATMGTGRTNETGHVTIVPQQWIPKGNVSARATRGSESVTSDPVEALNTDSQHRPFVIEVTTDPFTRIELRDKYNKPLGASRTNDKGHAYIVPTRPIPEGNVTAVATDDSGNSSTSDPKKATDTTPPDKPIIHTNLVDKVGTLTPIEITTDPDTKVELFDKDNHLIGSGMTNHSGRITITPSKPLDEGPITAKATDDAETPNSSYSDPVKVTDLTPPVVPTYETSLVGKANTQWPITLITEPHALVELFDKDGHSLGTGIADGTGYATVTPTRPVPEGNVIAKATDNAEHPNSSFSEPVKATDTTSPSKPVLGTLDGKAGTTDSVEVTTDPFTKVELVDKEGNVIGTGTTDSTGHAFITPIKPIPEGNVNVKATDNAEEPNSSYSDPVKATDTTPPNAPTFDTDISEKGGTLTPISITTDPHTHVDIVDKNGNIIGSGTTDDQGHVTITPNIPIPEGKIFAKATDNAEHPNSTTSQPVNVIDTTPPMKPTVPGGLAGKANTQDSIEVVTDPNTHIDIFNKDGQLIGTGDTDQNGHALITPTKPIPEGNVTIKATDHAEHPNTSTSDPIEATDTTPPTVPKVNTGLDGKANTYTPISVSTDPNTKVELLDKDFHVIGSGVTDEKGNAMITPTKPIPEGNVYVKATDNATRPNSSISKPVKATDTTPPPKPVVKGSMNGKAGTKDPIEIITEPYTYVEIIDKDGRVIGSGKTDKNGHVIITPTKPYPEGNIIIKATDNAQPPNSSYSDPIKVTDTTAPKEPVIHTTLIHKANTKTPVKVSTDPYTLVELLDKYGHVIGHATTDGNGFATIIPETPIPEGDVTVKATDNAEHPNSALSKPVKATLNLSDENGRRNPKNIANDDTNKTGYLTKNNHDNNGFNDDNALNENAKDSKHNKDKIKSLPNTGLTNDNKTAITLFSTLIGGIALISRRKRKENK, encoded by the coding sequence ATGAATCAACATAATTATTTACAAAAATTTAGTATTCGTAAGTATGCAATTGGGACATTTTCAACCTTAGTAGCGACATTCGTATTTTTAGGAGTAAACCATGATGCACAAGCTAGTGAGCATTCAAATTCCACTCAACAACATACGAATAGTAATCATGAAAACTCAATTAAAGAAAGTAATAATACGTCAATTAAACTTTCTGATAATAAAAATACCACAGGTCAAATTCAATCAAATCAAGTCAATGACACAATTAAAGAAGCTAAATTAAATACACAAATTAACAATAAACAACAAGCTAATGACGATTCGAGTGTATCAAATCAACCATCAAATATGCATGTTAGAAAAAAGAGAGCTACTACTTCAGATGAAAATGATTTTAATAGAGTAGTAACTGGAACAGTTGATAACCCACTTAATGCTGCAACAACTACTTCATCATCAACACCGAATGATCAGCAAGCACCGCTTATTAAACCAACTTTCATTACAAGTGTGGGTGATGCAGCTAATACAAAAAGACCAATTGAGATTTTGACTTCACCAAATACTGACGTAGCTCTTTTAGATAAAGATGGTGCGACAATGGGTACTGGAAGAACTAATGAAACTGGTCATGTCACTATCGTTCCACAACAATGGATTCCTAAAGGCAATGTTTCAGCTAGAGCTACACGTGGTTCAGAAAGTGTGACGTCAGACCCAGTCGAAGCATTAAATACTGATTCTCAACATAGACCATTTGTCATCGAAGTCACAACAGATCCTTTTACAAGAATTGAATTAAGAGACAAATATAATAAACCGCTTGGAGCTTCTAGAACAAATGATAAAGGTCATGCATATATCGTGCCAACTAGACCAATCCCTGAAGGTAATGTAACGGCCGTAGCAACAGATGATAGTGGTAACTCATCTACTTCAGATCCTAAGAAAGCAACCGACACAACACCGCCTGATAAACCAATTATTCATACAAATTTAGTTGATAAAGTAGGTACACTAACTCCTATAGAAATCACTACCGACCCTGATACTAAAGTGGAGTTGTTTGATAAAGATAATCACTTAATAGGTAGTGGCATGACCAATCATTCTGGGCGCATTACAATCACTCCTAGCAAACCATTAGATGAAGGACCGATTACAGCAAAAGCTACGGATGACGCAGAAACACCGAATAGTAGTTATTCAGATCCGGTTAAGGTTACAGATTTGACACCTCCAGTAGTTCCGACTTATGAAACAAGTTTAGTTGGAAAAGCGAATACGCAATGGCCAATTACGCTTATAACAGAACCACATGCACTTGTAGAATTATTTGATAAAGATGGACACAGTTTAGGGACAGGTATTGCAGATGGCACTGGATATGCAACAGTTACACCAACAAGACCTGTTCCAGAAGGTAATGTAATTGCAAAAGCGACAGACAATGCTGAACATCCGAATAGTTCATTTTCTGAACCTGTGAAAGCTACAGATACAACATCTCCTTCAAAACCAGTATTAGGTACTTTGGACGGTAAAGCAGGAACAACTGACTCAGTCGAAGTAACAACCGATCCATTTACTAAAGTAGAACTAGTTGATAAAGAAGGTAATGTAATTGGAACAGGTACAACAGATAGTACTGGCCATGCTTTTATTACGCCGATTAAACCTATTCCTGAAGGTAACGTTAATGTTAAAGCCACCGATAATGCTGAAGAACCAAATAGTTCATATTCTGATCCAGTTAAAGCAACAGATACGACGCCACCAAATGCACCAACCTTTGATACAGATATCTCTGAAAAAGGGGGAACATTGACACCAATTTCAATCACTACCGACCCCCACACACACGTCGATATTGTTGATAAAAATGGTAATATTATAGGCTCTGGCACAACGGACGATCAAGGTCATGTAACAATAACGCCTAATATCCCAATTCCTGAAGGTAAAATTTTTGCAAAAGCGACTGATAATGCAGAACATCCGAATAGTACGACTTCACAACCTGTTAACGTTATCGATACAACACCTCCAATGAAACCAACTGTTCCTGGGGGATTAGCAGGTAAAGCGAATACACAGGATTCTATTGAAGTTGTTACTGATCCTAACACGCATATTGACATTTTCAATAAAGATGGACAACTCATCGGTACAGGCGATACAGACCAAAATGGTCATGCTCTCATTACACCAACAAAACCTATTCCTGAAGGTAATGTGACAATTAAAGCTACAGATCATGCTGAACATCCAAATACATCAACATCTGATCCAATCGAAGCTACAGACACAACACCGCCTACAGTGCCTAAGGTGAATACAGGTCTCGATGGAAAAGCAAACACTTATACACCAATTTCAGTATCAACAGACCCAAACACTAAAGTGGAATTATTAGACAAAGATTTTCATGTTATTGGTTCTGGTGTAACTGATGAAAAAGGTAATGCAATGATTACACCAACTAAACCAATTCCAGAAGGTAATGTTTATGTAAAAGCGACAGACAATGCTACACGTCCTAACAGTTCTATATCTAAACCTGTCAAAGCAACCGATACAACACCACCACCTAAACCAGTAGTTAAAGGTAGTATGAATGGTAAAGCTGGTACAAAAGATCCAATTGAAATTATCACTGAACCATACACTTATGTAGAAATCATTGATAAAGATGGACGCGTGATTGGCTCTGGTAAAACTGATAAAAATGGACATGTAATTATCACACCAACCAAACCTTATCCAGAAGGTAATATAATTATTAAAGCAACTGATAATGCACAACCACCGAATAGTTCATACTCAGATCCAATTAAAGTAACGGATACTACAGCACCTAAAGAACCAGTGATTCATACAACATTGATTCATAAAGCTAACACAAAAACACCTGTTAAAGTTTCAACTGATCCTTACACACTTGTCGAATTACTAGACAAATATGGACATGTGATTGGTCATGCTACAACTGATGGTAACGGGTTTGCAACGATTATTCCTGAAACTCCAATTCCAGAAGGTGATGTGACGGTTAAAGCGACAGATAATGCAGAACATCCAAATAGTGCACTATCTAAACCAGTTAAAGCAACTTTAAATCTTTCAGATGAAAATGGACGTAGAAACCCTAAAAACATTGCCAATGATGATACCAACAAAACTGGTTATTTGACTAAAAATAATCATGACAATAATGGCTTTAACGATGATAATGCCCTTAATGAAAACGCTAAAGATAGTAAACACAATAAAGACAAAATAAAATCACTACCTAATACAGGACTTACAAATGATAATAAGACTGCTATTACGCTTTTCTCAACATTAATAGGTGGTATAGCGTTAATTTCAAGAAGAAAAAGAAAAGAAAACAAATAA
- the gpsB gene encoding cell division regulator GpsB — protein sequence MADVSLKLSAKDIYEKDFEKTMARGYRREEVDAFLDDIITDYQKMADMNNEVVKLSEENNKLKKEVEELRLRVATSRPSDNKSFSSNNASSTNSNVDILKRISNLEKAVFGK from the coding sequence ATGGCAGATGTTTCATTAAAGCTTTCAGCTAAAGATATCTACGAAAAAGATTTTGAAAAAACAATGGCTCGTGGTTATCGTCGTGAAGAAGTAGATGCTTTTTTAGATGATATCATCACTGACTATCAAAAAATGGCTGACATGAACAACGAAGTAGTAAAGTTATCTGAAGAAAACAACAAATTAAAAAAAGAAGTTGAAGAACTTAGATTAAGAGTAGCAACATCAAGACCTTCTGATAATAAGTCTTTTTCTTCTAACAACGCTAGTTCTACAAATAGCAATGTCGATATTCTTAAAAGAATTTCAAATTTAGAAAAAGCAGTGTTTGGTAAATAA
- a CDS encoding 5'-3' exonuclease, producing the protein MTQRVLLVDGMALLFRHFYATSLHNQFMYNSKGIPTNGVQGFVRHIFTAINDINPTHVAVCWDMGQSTFRNDMFTSYKQNRPAPPDELIPQFDYVKEVSEQFGFINVGVPNYEADDVIGTLAKSLSESNEVHIITGDKDILQCINKNVDVWLIKKGFSIYNRYTLTRFNDEYQLNPLQLIDIKAFMGDTADGYPGVKGIGEKTAIKLIQNYGSVEEVLNNIEQLTPSQQKKIIADKDNLMLSKQLAEIYTDVPLEVEQLYKDMAYAHSLNHILSICNDHELYVSGKYISSNF; encoded by the coding sequence ATGACTCAACGTGTACTATTAGTAGACGGAATGGCATTACTATTTAGACATTTCTACGCTACAAGCTTGCATAATCAATTTATGTATAATTCAAAAGGCATACCAACTAATGGTGTGCAAGGTTTTGTTCGCCATATTTTTACAGCGATTAATGATATTAATCCTACTCACGTGGCTGTGTGTTGGGATATGGGTCAGTCTACATTTAGAAATGACATGTTCACTTCATACAAGCAAAATCGCCCGGCTCCACCAGATGAGCTCATACCACAATTCGATTATGTTAAAGAGGTATCCGAACAATTTGGTTTTATTAATGTAGGGGTACCTAATTATGAGGCGGATGACGTCATTGGCACTTTAGCGAAATCATTGTCTGAAAGTAATGAAGTTCATATCATCACGGGTGATAAAGATATTTTACAATGTATTAATAAAAACGTTGATGTTTGGTTAATAAAAAAAGGTTTTTCAATTTATAATCGTTATACTTTAACGCGCTTTAATGATGAGTATCAATTGAATCCGCTTCAACTTATCGATATCAAAGCTTTTATGGGAGATACTGCTGATGGTTATCCTGGAGTAAAAGGAATAGGCGAAAAAACAGCGATTAAATTAATTCAAAATTATGGTAGCGTTGAAGAAGTGCTTAATAATATTGAACAATTAACACCTTCACAGCAAAAGAAAATCATTGCGGATAAAGATAACTTAATGTTATCAAAGCAGTTAGCAGAGATTTATACGGATGTGCCTCTTGAAGTAGAACAACTATACAAAGATATGGCATACGCCCACTCATTAAACCACATACTATCAATTTGTAATGATCACGAATTATACGTATCTGGTAAATACATTTCTTCAAATTTTTAA
- a CDS encoding DUF1798 family protein, with protein MKRVIESLILELNTIEECFHKVKTINEDYDFYKVVVPYTQEIDKKLQSIIDNKSEIIELVYMNDKKFDLLIKSYKELSVDCHFHKTSRKLFTEKLKAVNYDLKYIYQNLK; from the coding sequence ATGAAGCGTGTCATTGAATCATTAATACTTGAGCTAAATACTATTGAAGAATGTTTTCACAAGGTTAAAACAATTAATGAAGATTATGATTTTTATAAGGTAGTCGTTCCTTATACACAAGAAATTGATAAAAAACTACAGTCAATTATTGATAATAAATCAGAAATAATTGAATTAGTATATATGAATGATAAGAAATTTGATTTATTAATTAAATCTTATAAAGAACTATCTGTTGATTGCCATTTTCATAAAACGAGTAGAAAATTGTTTACAGAGAAATTAAAAGCAGTCAATTATGATTTAAAATACATTTATCAAAATTTAAAGTAA
- a CDS encoding dynamin family protein, with protein MANNEQLDILYKLKKEVEKSNNTSLIHTINQVIKKVYLNQYTASFVGHFSAGKSTLINLLLEQDILPSSPVPTTSNTAIVSVADQEGIIANLEHQQYTKLKTYDEVKQMNRLNVDVESVEISFPSTKFQNGFTLQDTPGVDSNVATHQSTTEQFMYTSNILFYTVDYNHVQSALNFQFMKRMNNVGIPVIFIINQIDKHNEDEITFETFKQRVNKSIKDWDIQLTKIFYVSKFDHPENQINELSDYLVDKDKHRELIDDYVQRTVNFITETQLGYIQNEIQDILEQLNINEDEFEQDYAKFKQNQTVSEEARLLNNPDQLLSFLKQKRKDILENAYIMTHDMREDIRHYLESMSDDFKVGGFLNKKKKKQEEQESRLNIVINKLQDKVNQQIRQPLREDMSFLTRFINNTDINNDILNQHYEINPTLVSNLYQDQTSISNTYVLTFSDEVLKAISNFVEKQSNPLFDNAINHTQAADLSEEASDDLQIYEHYIELQNLKESLTTENYRHYYIHMEDSLDKLIGRTEANYILENKDTTSINNKKAKENTNTKSVTNKINIKQALNLIEPVPLFDRTKKDIQETLNRLDNKVVKIGVFGTFSAGKSSLINALLGGQYLVSSPNPTTAATTELSYGEDSKITLKTNVQLLDELNQLIEYHNTSFASLDEFINSDIHSLKQQLEKNQLAFVNAVEKHYTLYKDMLEKGITHTITQDEIKKWSAEDEYATFVKTVHINLPLEWLKDKIIVDSLGLHSNNQRHTNETEQILTSSDLILYVSYFNHSFTDNDKAFIEHMKDMNQLNENQAFKMVINASDLAENDDDLNAVKDYVNDALRQVNLESDIFAVSSRRALQSKDDGIVQLRNSIKQFVEVESRNILEDQMVTQLERISMSFDEMINDFHSNQTQIEERQSALEQYQHKQRLTNQMLMTSEQHTNNEVEDQIYHLNGRLKLQLLDDVKSVYNSQMTQNSDFNAEKKISSKAFLDQIHQRLYLEQSLLIERIKKYFNQQLDDQVAPIVQKLNKLHVLIQPEFEIAPHFTDTAFLRIDLSDMVASLPKQLTKRKILNPNSQREIQEEISVNTLNLLQNQLSEFRHALIEYVSTMNKEAESEFKQLDEQIQSQIDELLSFNMDDSFIQQLQSVNKELKALLY; from the coding sequence ATGGCAAATAACGAGCAATTAGATATTTTATATAAATTAAAAAAAGAAGTAGAAAAATCTAATAATACATCTTTGATACATACAATTAACCAAGTTATTAAAAAAGTTTATTTAAATCAATACACCGCTTCATTTGTGGGACACTTTTCTGCAGGTAAATCTACATTAATTAATTTACTACTTGAACAAGATATCCTTCCAAGTTCACCTGTACCAACAACTAGTAACACTGCAATTGTTTCAGTAGCTGATCAAGAGGGCATCATAGCCAATCTTGAACATCAACAATATACTAAATTAAAAACTTATGATGAAGTTAAACAAATGAACCGTTTAAATGTAGACGTTGAATCAGTCGAAATCAGTTTTCCTTCTACCAAATTTCAAAATGGATTCACTTTACAAGATACACCTGGTGTAGACTCAAACGTAGCTACGCATCAATCTACAACTGAACAATTTATGTACACAAGTAATATCTTATTTTATACAGTAGATTATAATCACGTACAATCAGCACTTAATTTCCAATTTATGAAACGCATGAATAATGTAGGTATTCCTGTTATTTTCATTATTAATCAAATTGATAAGCATAATGAAGATGAAATCACTTTTGAAACTTTTAAACAAAGAGTAAATAAATCCATCAAAGATTGGGATATTCAATTAACTAAGATTTTTTACGTATCTAAATTCGATCATCCTGAAAACCAAATCAATGAATTATCAGACTACTTGGTTGATAAGGATAAGCATAGAGAATTAATTGATGATTACGTTCAAAGAACTGTCAATTTCATTACTGAAACTCAATTGGGTTATATTCAGAATGAGATTCAAGATATTTTAGAACAACTTAATATTAACGAAGATGAATTTGAACAAGACTATGCTAAATTCAAGCAAAATCAAACAGTTAGTGAAGAAGCACGTTTACTTAACAACCCTGACCAATTATTAAGCTTTTTAAAGCAAAAACGTAAAGATATACTTGAGAATGCTTATATTATGACACACGATATGCGTGAAGATATTCGTCATTATTTAGAGAGTATGAGCGATGATTTCAAAGTAGGTGGCTTTTTAAATAAGAAGAAAAAGAAACAAGAAGAACAAGAAAGTCGTTTGAATATAGTAATTAATAAATTACAAGATAAAGTGAACCAACAAATTCGTCAACCGTTACGAGAAGATATGTCTTTCTTAACTCGTTTTATCAATAATACAGATATCAACAATGACATATTAAATCAACATTATGAAATAAATCCGACTCTAGTATCAAATTTATATCAAGATCAAACGAGTATTAGTAATACATATGTTTTAACCTTTAGCGATGAAGTATTAAAAGCGATATCTAATTTTGTTGAGAAGCAATCTAACCCATTATTTGATAATGCAATTAATCATACGCAAGCTGCTGACTTATCGGAAGAAGCAAGTGACGATTTACAAATTTACGAACATTATATTGAATTACAAAACTTAAAAGAATCTTTAACTACTGAGAATTATCGTCATTATTATATTCATATGGAAGATTCATTAGATAAGCTCATTGGTCGTACAGAAGCCAATTATATTCTAGAGAATAAAGATACTACTTCTATTAATAATAAAAAAGCTAAAGAAAATACAAACACTAAATCGGTTACTAATAAAATTAACATTAAACAGGCTTTAAACTTAATTGAACCTGTTCCTTTATTTGATAGAACGAAAAAAGATATTCAAGAAACACTAAATCGATTAGATAATAAAGTAGTTAAGATAGGGGTCTTCGGTACATTTAGTGCTGGTAAAAGTAGCCTCATCAATGCTTTATTAGGTGGCCAATATTTAGTTAGTTCTCCAAACCCTACAACGGCTGCAACGACCGAATTGTCTTATGGAGAAGACAGTAAAATTACGCTCAAAACAAATGTGCAATTATTAGATGAATTAAATCAACTTATTGAGTATCATAACACATCTTTCGCATCATTAGATGAATTTATTAATAGCGATATTCATTCCTTGAAACAGCAGTTAGAAAAGAATCAACTTGCTTTTGTTAATGCAGTGGAAAAACATTACACACTTTATAAGGATATGCTTGAAAAAGGTATAACACATACAATCACTCAAGACGAAATCAAAAAGTGGAGTGCAGAAGATGAATATGCTACTTTTGTGAAAACTGTGCATATCAACTTACCTCTTGAATGGTTAAAAGATAAAATCATTGTTGATTCATTAGGTTTACATTCAAATAACCAACGTCATACAAATGAAACTGAACAAATTTTAACTTCATCTGACTTAATTTTATATGTAAGCTATTTTAATCATTCATTTACTGATAATGACAAAGCATTTATCGAGCACATGAAGGATATGAATCAGCTTAATGAGAATCAAGCTTTCAAAATGGTTATCAATGCTTCGGATTTAGCTGAAAATGATGATGATTTAAATGCAGTGAAAGATTATGTGAATGATGCACTGCGTCAAGTTAACTTAGAGTCAGATATTTTCGCAGTTTCGAGTAGACGAGCATTACAAAGTAAAGATGATGGTATTGTCCAATTGCGTAATAGTATTAAACAATTCGTCGAGGTCGAATCAAGAAATATTTTAGAAGATCAAATGGTTACACAGCTTGAACGTATAAGCATGTCATTCGATGAAATGATTAATGATTTCCATTCAAATCAAACACAAATTGAAGAACGCCAAAGTGCTCTTGAACAATATCAACATAAACAACGGTTAACAAATCAAATGTTGATGACAAGCGAACAACATACTAATAATGAAGTTGAGGACCAAATATATCATTTAAATGGTCGTTTAAAATTACAATTATTAGATGATGTAAAAAGTGTTTATAATAGTCAAATGACTCAAAATAGTGATTTTAATGCTGAAAAGAAAATCTCTTCAAAAGCATTCCTTGATCAAATACATCAACGCCTATATTTAGAGCAAAGTTTATTGATTGAACGAATCAAGAAATATTTTAACCAACAACTTGATGATCAAGTGGCGCCTATCGTGCAAAAATTAAATAAACTTCACGTATTAATACAACCAGAATTTGAGATTGCGCCTCATTTCACAGATACGGCATTTTTAAGAATCGATTTGAGTGATATGGTAGCATCATTACCTAAACAACTGACAAAACGTAAGATTTTAAATCCTAATTCTCAAAGAGAAATTCAAGAAGAAATTAGTGTTAATACTTTAAATTTATTACAAAATCAATTAAGTGAGTTCAGACATGCTTTAATAGAATATGTATCAACAATGAATAAAGAAGCAGAAAGTGAATTTAAACAACTTGATGAGCAGATTCAATCACAAATTGATGAATTACTATCATTTAATATGGATGATTCTTTCATTCAACAATTACAATCTGTTAACAAAGAATTGAAAGCATTATTATATTAG
- a CDS encoding class I SAM-dependent RNA methyltransferase, translating to MFQLLAVCPMGLESVVAKEIQELGYETQVENGRIFFEGDAKAIVTCNLWLRTADRVKIVVGRFNAKTFDELFEKTKALPWEDIIDKEGQFPVQGRSVKSTLYSVPDCQAITKKAIVERLKKAYDEKGWLNESGAKYPVEVSILKDNVLLTIDTSGSGLNRRGYRLAQGEAPIKETLAASLVRLANWKGDTPFIDPFCGSGTIAIEACLIAQNIAPGFNRDFVSEEWNLMPPNIYDDMRDEADKQADYDKQIEVYASDIDPEMVEIAKRNAEEVGLADIIQFSVKDVNTLTIDTDEPVALVGNPPYGERIGDRDEVEEMYRYIGKLMNQHSALSTYILTSNKEFEYLVNRKATKRRKLFNGYIECTYYQYWGKKPH from the coding sequence ATGTTCCAATTACTAGCAGTTTGTCCAATGGGTTTAGAATCCGTTGTCGCTAAAGAAATTCAAGAACTGGGATATGAAACACAAGTAGAAAATGGACGAATATTCTTTGAAGGTGATGCAAAAGCTATTGTCACATGTAATTTGTGGTTACGTACAGCTGACCGTGTAAAAATCGTAGTCGGTCGTTTTAATGCCAAAACATTTGATGAACTTTTCGAAAAAACAAAAGCATTACCTTGGGAAGATATCATCGATAAAGAAGGTCAATTTCCTGTCCAAGGTAGAAGTGTAAAATCAACTCTATATAGTGTACCTGACTGTCAGGCAATCACAAAAAAAGCAATTGTAGAACGTTTAAAAAAAGCTTATGATGAAAAAGGTTGGTTAAATGAAAGTGGCGCTAAATATCCAGTAGAAGTGTCAATTTTAAAAGACAACGTATTACTAACTATTGACACATCAGGTTCTGGTTTGAATAGACGTGGATATCGTCTTGCCCAAGGTGAGGCCCCAATTAAAGAAACATTGGCTGCTAGTTTAGTGCGTCTAGCAAATTGGAAGGGCGATACACCCTTTATCGATCCATTCTGTGGTTCTGGGACCATTGCAATTGAAGCATGCTTAATTGCTCAAAATATTGCTCCAGGCTTTAATCGTGATTTCGTATCAGAAGAATGGAATTTGATGCCTCCAAACATATACGATGATATGCGAGATGAAGCAGATAAACAGGCTGACTACGATAAACAAATTGAAGTTTACGCTTCAGATATCGATCCTGAAATGGTAGAAATAGCTAAACGTAACGCTGAAGAAGTGGGACTTGCAGATATTATTCAATTTAGTGTTAAAGATGTGAATACACTTACAATTGATACTGATGAGCCAGTAGCGTTGGTTGGAAATCCTCCTTATGGTGAACGTATTGGCGATAGAGATGAAGTCGAAGAAATGTATCGTTATATTGGAAAATTGATGAATCAGCATTCAGCTCTATCAACTTATATACTTACTAGTAATAAAGAATTTGAATACTTAGTAAATCGAAAAGCTACAAAAAGAAGAAAATTATTTAATGGTTATATTGAATGTACTTATTATCAATATTGGGGCAAAAAGCCACATTAG